GGCAAAGTCACAAAAAAATCCGACGGCGTCGTGCCGTCGGATTATTTCTCTACCTTTGTTCACAAGACTTACTCTGCTCTTTTTAACAACCGGCTGATCGGCAGTTTACGAAATTGCAGGTAGATCGGGGCGGCGGACAACAGGGTTAGGATGAAGATACACATAACCATGAGTAAAAGGTACAGCGGTGGAACGAAAGAAAAGGACCCCATATAGAGAAGGATCATCAACAGTGCTGGAATACTCACCAACACGAGCACTTCAGCCAAAACATACCGAAGCAGCTGATTCATAGTCGCCCCTGATATTAAGTGAATCGACATGTTTTTGTAGTTATCTTGTATTTTGGTCATCATGAGAATAGAGATACTTAAGATACAACCCACAAACAGCACACCGGCTAGGATCATAACCCATTGGATATGTGTTTGAATGGCAGCAAAGAGATTTTCAAGAGGAGAATCATCTACCCCGAGAATCATGATATGTGGAAAATCAGATTTGGTTTTGATCTTTTCTAATTTACCTACTATCACACCTTTACCTTCTGCACTGTAAATACTCCCATTAATTAAGTTAAAATAATGTTTTCGTTGGAAGTCCCACTCTTCCTCATCGACAGGTGCATCAAACTGCTGAGCAGGTATCACAATATACCGGTCCAGATAGATTTCGGAAACAAACGTGTTTGATGGGATAAATCCCTTAATCTCTAATTGGAAATCCTTAAATAAATATTCGGCTGTTAGCTGATCGCCAACCTGATAGATACTTTGATATTCTGACCCCAATAAAACCGGGATGACGCCTGGATTGTTATTGTGATCGAAGTCTTCAGGAGACAACGCTTCTCCTTCACTCACATCAATAGTGAAACTGTCAAAGGCTTGCTTATTCATCTGTACGGCCTTAAAAGCATAATAAGGACCTTCCTTTTCTTTATAATAGGACCTCTCCTTTACTTTATCTGCATCTCCATCCTCATGCCCATGTAACAACTTCTCATCCCATTTTACGTTACCGGGAGACAATGCGATCGATTGTGTATGTATATGAAGATATTTTTCGCCCAAATTCTCCTCTAGATACCCATAAAATCGCCTCACTCTCTCCAAAGCGTTGGGCTCGTTAAGGTATTCCTTCCAATCACTATCCTCGAACAACGTATCCCCAAGTTCATAACTGCTTAATCCTTGAAATGATTCTACTTTTCCCCCTTTCGCTTCAATGTGTATATAATTCTGAAATAAAACTGTCACCGCAAAAAAGAACACCATCAGACCAAAACCAATCAGACAGGCAAACAGTTTTCTTCGCTTGAGGCTTTCTAGTACTTCTCGCATAACCATCTTCATCCATCCTCTCACCCTTTTCTCAGTCTCTGTCTGATCGACTTCCTGAATGACAACCACATGGAGATTCCAGCAGACAACAGGATGAGCCCGTAGCCGACAATCAGATGGAGGGTGTGCATCATCCCGGCTTGTGGGTTCTGGAGATATCGTGGAAGCCACCAATAGCTCAATAGACCAACCAAGAGATAGCATCCTGATGCAATCAGAACAAGCGTAATCGCATAGCGTTGATAAGCTCGCCCAATAGGAATCCCCAGCTGCCATAGGATACGGATTTCCGTGCTTTTCTTCCCCAGCCAATACTGGGTGAACAGCAGGGTCAAACTGACTAGTATCAAAAGTAGAAGCAAGAAAATCACCAATTGATAGACATCCATACTTAAAAATCGCTGAACACCCAAATCTCCTTTATCAATGACATCGACCGATACCGTATGATCCCCAAAC
The nucleotide sequence above comes from Desmospora profundinema. Encoded proteins:
- a CDS encoding ABC transporter permease, yielding MVMREVLESLKRRKLFACLIGFGLMVFFFAVTVLFQNYIHIEAKGGKVESFQGLSSYELGDTLFEDSDWKEYLNEPNALERVRRFYGYLEENLGEKYLHIHTQSIALSPGNVKWDEKLLHGHEDGDADKVKERSYYKEKEGPYYAFKAVQMNKQAFDSFTIDVSEGEALSPEDFDHNNNPGVIPVLLGSEYQSIYQVGDQLTAEYLFKDFQLEIKGFIPSNTFVSEIYLDRYIVIPAQQFDAPVDEEEWDFQRKHYFNLINGSIYSAEGKGVIVGKLEKIKTKSDFPHIMILGVDDSPLENLFAAIQTHIQWVMILAGVLFVGCILSISILMMTKIQDNYKNMSIHLISGATMNQLLRYVLAEVLVLVSIPALLMILLYMGSFSFVPPLYLLLMVMCIFILTLLSAAPIYLQFRKLPISRLLKRAE